A genomic region of Streptomyces rimosus contains the following coding sequences:
- a CDS encoding MFS transporter has product MTTSRASGRGAGDGLLRHRDFRLLLAGAAASQAGTQVALVALPLVAVVGLRASAFEVGLLTAAETAAFLLIGLPAGAWVDRVRRLPLLIRTDVVRAVAMGSVPLAALCHVLTMAQLYVVAFVTGVATVFFDVAHQSYLPRVLPGPQLVAGNGALETARSAAQVAGPGLGGGIVQLLGPPVAVLANAAGYLASALFLRGIRVREPEPEAAAGGSLGAQVKEGLAFVLRHPVLRVIALTTGVANFFSAMLVAVQTVFLTRELGLPPGVLGLMLSASAVGGLAGALCAGPVARRLGQARIIWLAPVVTGPFALLWPLSGQGAAAGWFALGSGAVFFGAVVYNVAQVSFRQLLCPDALLGRMNATLRFMVWGTMPLGALAGGAVAEAAGSRAAVWVCAAGFLLVPVPLLLSPLRKLRDLPAGTGPAAADETASGPVPEAADAPGAAV; this is encoded by the coding sequence GTGACCACCTCACGAGCCTCCGGCCGCGGCGCCGGCGACGGGCTCCTCCGCCATCGCGACTTCCGGCTGCTGCTCGCCGGGGCCGCGGCCAGCCAGGCAGGTACCCAGGTCGCCCTGGTGGCGCTGCCCCTGGTGGCCGTCGTCGGGCTGCGCGCCTCGGCCTTCGAAGTGGGCCTGCTCACCGCGGCCGAGACCGCCGCGTTCCTGCTCATCGGCCTGCCGGCGGGCGCCTGGGTGGACCGGGTCCGGCGGCTGCCGCTGCTGATCCGTACGGACGTGGTGCGCGCGGTGGCGATGGGCAGCGTGCCGCTTGCGGCGCTGTGCCACGTCCTGACGATGGCGCAGCTGTACGTGGTGGCCTTCGTCACCGGCGTCGCCACCGTGTTCTTCGACGTCGCCCACCAGAGCTACCTGCCGCGGGTACTGCCCGGCCCGCAGCTCGTGGCGGGCAACGGGGCGCTGGAGACGGCGCGTTCGGCGGCGCAGGTGGCCGGGCCCGGGCTCGGCGGCGGCATCGTCCAGCTGCTCGGCCCGCCGGTCGCCGTACTGGCCAACGCGGCCGGATATCTCGCCTCGGCCCTGTTCCTGCGCGGCATCCGCGTCCGGGAACCGGAGCCGGAGGCGGCCGCGGGCGGCTCGTTGGGCGCCCAGGTCAAGGAGGGGCTGGCCTTTGTGCTGCGGCATCCCGTCCTGCGCGTGATCGCGCTGACGACCGGGGTGGCGAACTTCTTCTCGGCGATGCTCGTCGCCGTACAGACCGTGTTTCTGACGCGGGAGCTGGGACTGCCGCCCGGCGTGCTCGGCCTGATGCTGTCCGCGTCCGCCGTCGGCGGACTGGCCGGGGCGCTGTGCGCCGGGCCGGTGGCGCGGCGGCTGGGGCAGGCCCGCATCATCTGGCTCGCTCCCGTGGTCACCGGGCCGTTCGCCCTGCTGTGGCCGCTGTCCGGCCAGGGCGCGGCCGCCGGGTGGTTCGCGCTGGGCTCCGGTGCCGTCTTCTTCGGTGCCGTCGTCTACAACGTCGCCCAGGTGAGCTTCCGCCAACTGCTGTGCCCCGACGCCCTGCTGGGTCGGATGAACGCCACGTTGCGGTTCATGGTCTGGGGGACCATGCCGCTCGGCGCACTGGCCGGCGGCGCCGTCGCGGAGGCGGCCGGTTCGCGGGCCGCCGTGTGGGTGTGCGCGGCCGGGTTCCTGCTCGTACCCGTACCCCTGCTGCTGTCTCCGCTGCGGAAACTGAGGGACCTCCCTGCCGGGACAGGGCCCGCGGCGGCGGACGAAACGGCTTCCGGACCGGTTCCCGAGGCAGCTGATGCGCCCGGAGCCGCCGTCTGA
- a CDS encoding histone deacetylase — protein sequence MHAARLRHYLTGGRPPGGMRTCPGCRDPRPPARSVPVVLPGVMYFALESLNWTGGVAFYDPDGPGEVWGRAHLVTRGQFSDIAAQEMNRAPAGDLDLSEALDRGRARLGPGRYETLVHPGTLEGLPLLTFTAPWRVDEVPRTQPTDAYLAHLWSGLREAGGWDDEEITDYLDRCRAGLPVHSGTGLRRRRLRGSAPWPRALEPDHRDPGTAPGNSAQPRVHGL from the coding sequence ATGCATGCCGCACGGCTGCGGCACTACTTGACGGGCGGGCGTCCGCCGGGCGGCATGCGGACCTGTCCGGGCTGCCGCGATCCCCGGCCGCCGGCCCGCTCGGTGCCGGTCGTTCTGCCGGGCGTCATGTACTTCGCGCTGGAGTCGCTGAACTGGACGGGCGGCGTCGCGTTCTACGACCCGGACGGGCCCGGCGAGGTGTGGGGCCGCGCCCATCTGGTGACGCGCGGCCAGTTCTCCGACATCGCGGCGCAGGAGATGAACCGGGCCCCGGCGGGCGACCTGGACCTGTCCGAGGCGCTGGACCGGGGCCGGGCGCGGCTCGGTCCCGGCCGCTACGAGACGCTGGTGCACCCGGGCACCCTGGAGGGGCTGCCGCTGCTCACCTTCACCGCGCCGTGGCGCGTGGACGAGGTTCCGCGCACCCAGCCGACCGACGCCTACCTGGCGCACTTGTGGTCGGGGCTGCGGGAGGCGGGCGGGTGGGACGACGAGGAGATCACGGACTATCTGGACCGGTGCCGGGCGGGGTTGCCGGTCCACTCCGGTACGGGTCTTCGGCGACGCCGCCTCCGGGGCTCGGCGCCGTGGCCCCGGGCGCTGGAGCCGGACCACCGGGACCCGGGAACCGCCCCGGGGAACTCCGCGCAACCCCGGGTTCACGGCCTGTAA
- a CDS encoding condensation domain-containing protein, whose translation MDPSTTAGIRTGASITEQYLARYEKAAAGAGDPAGLLPVTGAQRRFLLARRLAPGGRPDIVPLFFAFPRGTVDVERLRAAAGHLAAVHPALRMRPDVLRGAPVQRFGAPVAQVERVVPRSGESATAALRRTLLEWSAEGPPFRLFLADAHSSLDPQGGGAPLSSAAGAVEILALALDHAVCDEQSLGRISADLADAYERRLGPDDVPPHRAAEEAAGYREAVHLQLDAEKRASRPESLAYWARRIAPASAPTGGAPTPVTSTRTQQPRPTGALQTRLPIRADDGRATAFPVLLGACGSAARALTEADAPGRTPLLGYPWGGRPAAAPDVLGCFLNTVVHPVTARGLDDLTTTWWDDLDHADTPFDEVVRAARSAAVPWTGRLDGLLTFEDLHRRPPLRLGGVAGREVHIDGRPLQAPFAVSVSYGTDLLVRMAWDRDAVPAGRAHDAFARMTAELAGEPAGHAPVG comes from the coding sequence GTGGACCCCAGCACGACCGCCGGCATCCGTACCGGCGCCAGCATCACGGAGCAGTACCTCGCCCGTTACGAGAAGGCCGCCGCCGGTGCGGGCGACCCGGCCGGGCTGCTGCCCGTCACCGGTGCGCAGCGGCGGTTCCTGCTCGCCCGGCGGCTGGCGCCCGGCGGGCGGCCCGACATCGTCCCGCTGTTCTTCGCGTTCCCGCGCGGCACGGTCGACGTGGAGCGGCTGCGTGCCGCCGCCGGTCATCTGGCCGCCGTGCACCCGGCGCTCCGTATGCGGCCCGATGTGCTGCGCGGCGCGCCCGTACAGCGGTTCGGCGCCCCTGTGGCCCAGGTGGAGCGGGTCGTACCGCGGTCCGGCGAAAGCGCGACGGCCGCCCTGCGCCGCACGCTGCTGGAGTGGTCCGCCGAGGGCCCGCCCTTCCGGCTGTTCCTCGCCGACGCGCACAGCTCACTCGACCCGCAGGGCGGCGGCGCCCCCCTGTCCAGCGCTGCCGGAGCCGTCGAGATCCTCGCTCTCGCCCTGGATCACGCCGTGTGCGACGAGCAGTCGCTCGGCCGGATCTCCGCGGATCTCGCCGACGCGTACGAGCGGCGGCTCGGCCCCGACGACGTACCGCCGCACCGCGCCGCCGAGGAGGCCGCCGGCTACCGCGAGGCCGTCCACCTGCAACTGGACGCCGAGAAGCGCGCTTCGCGGCCGGAATCGCTCGCCTACTGGGCGCGGCGGATCGCCCCGGCATCGGCGCCGACGGGCGGTGCGCCGACCCCCGTTACCAGCACCAGGACGCAGCAGCCCCGCCCCACCGGCGCCCTCCAGACGCGCCTGCCCATCCGTGCCGACGACGGGCGGGCCACGGCCTTCCCCGTCCTGCTCGGGGCGTGCGGCAGCGCCGCGCGCGCTCTGACGGAGGCGGACGCGCCGGGCCGTACGCCCCTGCTCGGCTACCCCTGGGGCGGCCGGCCCGCAGCGGCGCCCGATGTCCTCGGCTGCTTCCTGAACACCGTCGTCCATCCGGTCACCGCCCGCGGCCTCGACGACCTGACCACCACCTGGTGGGACGACCTCGACCACGCCGACACCCCGTTCGACGAGGTGGTCCGCGCGGCCCGGTCGGCCGCCGTGCCCTGGACGGGACGGCTGGACGGCCTGCTGACCTTCGAGGACCTGCACCGCCGGCCGCCGCTGCGGCTGGGCGGCGTCGCGGGCCGGGAGGTCCACATCGACGGGCGGCCGCTCCAGGCGCCGTTCGCGGTCTCCGTCTCGTACGGCACGGATCTGCTCGTACGGATGGCCTGGGACCGGGACGCCGTCCCGGCCGGCCGCGCGCACGACGCCTTCGCCCGCATGACCGCCGAGCTGGCCGGGGAACCGGCCGGTCACGCACCCGTGGGCTGA
- a CDS encoding non-ribosomal peptide synthetase, translating to MFGLSPSQDVVWLHEQMLPGSRAYNFTASIDLWGRLDEAALRHALGAALDLHAGLRLELVEQPGEVPKQRVRERCAPRVRTVDLSQEPDPEAAFQELLRAEAETPLDTTEAPLLRWCLARLGEGHHRVVHVEHHLIHDGHSFAILLRDVFSAYRARVLGEPLELSPARSYEEHARAAAGADRQASLAHWTAELADAAFDLPLPGLARPGAQRRHAGGQFRQAIGADLAERLRECSRTQGHTPFSTLLSLFAELLRRHSGRTDIVVGTAVGNRPKGFEGTVGMFVNTIPLRLRLNPAADAVEAVDEVTDTLIRALPHQEVPVQELTRALGRHTTGADNPLFSVMFSAHDAALPEIEVPELEVALYEGFNTGTTRFDLDLVLMPDDRRVVGPRVGAAGMTLVWDYDRDLFDEDVVRLLAERFLGVLRAYLETPDAPLASLGAARQEAGDAEISAAPPTDEVLDPTARQDPAHPALVGGTKSLSYGQLDTLVDDLARRLRAAGVTQGRPVAAVLPRGTDSVVALLACLRTGAVYCPLSPNDPAARLKTLLERLDPALVLATRESALSLPAEGLPVGLLDGPAFPGAAPAGRHTGPDAFKDAAYVIHTSGSTGLPKPVVVSRAALAQHARATAERYGLTDADRVLLFAQPSFDVALEEVLPSLLAGACLVLPQREVPTSDELTAVLAARRVTVANLPTSYFLAVRTELGEALRDGRWAPRLLVLGGERLPVGALRELFDAVDAAVGTPSVRVLNAYGVTEAAITSTVHEVTRDDLRDGAEVPLGTELPGTRMHVLDAGLRPLPAGAVGELAVAGAGLADGYLGNPQVTAERFVTPDALGGERVYRTGDLGYRDRAGRLCFLGRRDNQVKLRGHRIELEEVEAAASAELGGRSCAVVLDADGPAGPRLLGFLESRDGDAPDDQALHQALSRRLPTALVPARWIRLDAMPTLPGGKPDRGALARRVAELPTEETDGHAASAAEPVDPQVALVAEGWREVLGHDDFTPASHFFQIGGHSLLAAQLAAWLEPRLGSRPPLRLFFQNPVLADQARAVAEVAA from the coding sequence ATGTTCGGATTGTCACCGTCACAGGACGTCGTCTGGCTGCACGAGCAGATGCTGCCGGGCAGCCGTGCCTACAACTTCACGGCCTCGATCGACCTCTGGGGCCGGCTCGACGAGGCGGCGCTGCGCCATGCGCTGGGCGCCGCGCTTGACCTGCACGCCGGTCTGCGTCTGGAACTCGTCGAGCAGCCGGGCGAAGTGCCCAAGCAACGGGTGCGCGAACGATGTGCGCCACGGGTGCGCACGGTGGACCTGTCGCAGGAGCCCGATCCGGAGGCGGCGTTCCAGGAGCTGCTGCGGGCCGAGGCCGAGACCCCGCTCGACACCACCGAGGCGCCGCTGCTGCGCTGGTGCCTGGCCCGGCTGGGCGAGGGGCACCACCGCGTCGTGCACGTCGAGCACCATCTGATCCACGACGGGCACTCGTTCGCGATCCTGCTGCGCGACGTGTTCTCCGCGTACCGCGCCCGGGTGCTCGGCGAGCCGCTGGAGCTGTCCCCGGCCCGTTCGTACGAGGAGCACGCGCGGGCCGCCGCGGGCGCGGACCGGCAGGCGAGCCTGGCGCACTGGACGGCGGAGCTGGCCGACGCGGCCTTCGACCTGCCGCTGCCGGGCCTGGCCCGGCCGGGTGCCCAACGGCGGCACGCGGGCGGCCAGTTCCGGCAGGCCATCGGCGCCGACCTGGCCGAGCGGCTGCGGGAGTGCAGCCGTACGCAGGGGCACACGCCGTTCTCCACGCTGCTGAGCCTGTTCGCGGAGTTGCTGCGGCGGCACAGCGGACGTACCGACATCGTTGTCGGCACCGCGGTGGGCAACCGGCCCAAGGGCTTCGAGGGCACCGTGGGCATGTTCGTCAACACCATCCCGCTGCGCCTGCGGCTGAATCCGGCGGCCGACGCGGTGGAGGCCGTGGACGAGGTCACCGACACCCTGATCCGGGCGCTGCCTCACCAGGAGGTGCCGGTGCAGGAGCTGACCCGGGCGCTCGGCCGGCACACCACCGGCGCGGACAACCCGCTGTTCAGCGTGATGTTCAGCGCGCACGACGCGGCGCTGCCGGAGATCGAGGTGCCGGAGCTGGAGGTGGCGCTGTACGAGGGGTTCAACACCGGTACCACGCGCTTCGACCTGGACCTGGTGCTGATGCCGGACGACCGCCGCGTGGTCGGTCCGCGGGTGGGCGCCGCCGGGATGACGCTGGTGTGGGACTACGACCGGGACCTGTTCGACGAGGACGTGGTCCGGCTGCTGGCGGAACGCTTCCTCGGTGTGCTGCGCGCGTACCTGGAGACGCCGGACGCGCCGCTCGCTTCGCTGGGCGCCGCCCGGCAGGAGGCCGGTGACGCGGAAATCAGTGCGGCCCCGCCCACCGACGAGGTGCTCGACCCCACGGCCCGTCAGGACCCCGCTCACCCGGCCCTCGTGGGCGGCACGAAGAGCCTGTCCTACGGTCAGCTCGACACCCTCGTGGACGACCTGGCACGCCGCCTGCGCGCTGCCGGGGTCACGCAGGGCCGCCCCGTCGCCGCCGTGCTCCCGCGCGGCACCGACTCCGTCGTCGCACTGCTCGCCTGCCTGCGCACCGGCGCCGTCTACTGCCCGCTCTCCCCCAACGACCCGGCCGCGCGCCTGAAGACACTGCTGGAGCGGCTGGACCCGGCGCTGGTGCTGGCCACCCGCGAGAGCGCGCTGTCCCTCCCGGCCGAGGGCCTGCCGGTGGGGCTGCTGGACGGCCCCGCGTTCCCCGGGGCGGCGCCCGCCGGCCGGCACACCGGCCCGGACGCCTTCAAGGACGCCGCGTACGTGATCCACACCTCCGGCTCCACCGGGCTGCCCAAGCCGGTCGTGGTCAGCCGCGCGGCGCTGGCGCAGCACGCCCGCGCGACGGCGGAGCGGTACGGCCTGACGGACGCGGACCGGGTGCTGCTGTTCGCCCAGCCGTCCTTCGACGTGGCACTGGAAGAGGTGCTGCCGTCGCTGCTGGCCGGTGCCTGCCTGGTGCTGCCGCAGCGCGAGGTGCCCACCTCGGACGAGCTGACCGCGGTGCTGGCGGCCCGCCGCGTCACCGTCGCCAACCTGCCGACCAGCTACTTCCTGGCCGTACGGACGGAGCTGGGCGAGGCGCTGCGGGACGGCCGGTGGGCGCCGCGGCTGCTGGTGCTGGGCGGCGAGCGGCTGCCGGTCGGCGCGCTGCGTGAGCTGTTCGACGCGGTGGACGCGGCCGTCGGTACCCCGTCGGTGAGGGTGCTCAACGCGTACGGTGTGACCGAGGCGGCGATCACCAGCACCGTCCACGAGGTGACGCGCGACGACCTGCGGGACGGTGCGGAGGTGCCCCTCGGCACGGAGCTGCCGGGCACCCGGATGCACGTACTCGACGCCGGGCTGCGGCCGCTGCCCGCGGGCGCGGTCGGCGAACTGGCCGTGGCGGGCGCCGGACTGGCCGACGGTTACCTGGGCAATCCGCAGGTCACCGCCGAGCGTTTCGTGACGCCGGACGCGCTGGGCGGCGAGCGGGTGTACCGCACGGGCGACCTCGGCTACCGCGACCGGGCCGGGCGGCTGTGCTTCCTGGGCCGCCGCGACAACCAGGTCAAGCTGCGCGGCCACCGCATCGAGCTGGAGGAGGTGGAGGCCGCGGCCTCGGCCGAGCTGGGTGGGCGGTCCTGTGCCGTCGTGCTCGACGCCGACGGTCCGGCCGGCCCTCGCCTGCTGGGCTTCCTGGAGTCCCGCGACGGCGACGCCCCCGATGACCAGGCACTGCACCAGGCCCTGTCCCGGCGGCTGCCCACCGCGCTCGTACCGGCACGCTGGATACGGCTGGACGCCATGCCGACGCTGCCGGGCGGCAAGCCCGACCGCGGCGCCCTGGCCCGCCGGGTGGCCGAGCTGCCCACCGAGGAGACCGACGGACACGCCGCGTCCGCGGCCGAGCCGGTGGACCCGCAGGTGGCGCTGGTCGCCGAGGGCTGGCGCGAGGTGCTGGGCCACGACGACTTCACCCCGGCGTCGCACTTCTTCCAGATCGGCGGGCACTCCCTGCTGGCCGCGCAGCTCGCCGCCTGGCTGGAGCCCCGGCTCGGCAGCCGGCCGCCGCTGCGGCTGTTCTTCCAGAACCCGGTGCTGGCCGACCAGGCCCGCGCGGTGGCGGAGGTCGCGGCGTGA